The genomic region CCGGGGAGTGCTATCTCCAAGACTACTCTTTCAAGTATGGTAATGCTCACAGCCGATTTGAAGAAGACAAGCGGGTTCGTCCCAATGAATACCTCGGTTCTCAAATTGTTATCAACCATAACCGTTGTATTCTTTGCAGTCGATGTATCCGCTTCACGCGGGAGATCTCCGGAACCAGCGAGTTGTTCATTGAACAGAGGGGATACCACTCCAAGATATCGATCCTGGATGACAAGCCCTTGGACAATCTATTGGCTGGCAATGTGGCTGATATCTGTCCCGTTGGCGCTTTGCTGAGTACCGACTATATCCATAAGAACCGCATCTGGAATCTTCATAAGCAGCCGTCTGTCTGTCAGGACTGCAGTGTGGGTTGCAACGTCGACGTCTTCCATCAACAAGACCAAATTCTCAGGCTCACCCCACGTGAGAATCACCATGTTAACGAATTCTTCATATGTGATAAGGGCCGTTATGGGTTCCATCGATTTGAAGATATTGAAAGGGTGACTGCGCCAATGGTAATGTCTGATGGCATTTTCATTGAAACCAGTTGGGATGAGGCGATTGCCAAGACGGTGGACGAACTGGCTAGCGCCGGTGAACGAATTGCGGGTGTTGCTTCTCCTTTTCATACCAATGAAGCAAACTTTATGCTCGGCCGCTTGGTGAATGGCACGATCGGAACTCTACCATTGATAACAAGTGAGGAAATTACTTATCCATCGGGTTTTCGTATTAGCGGTGATCGCTCTCCTAACCGACGCGGTATGAATGATGTATGTCCTTCGATTGTGGAGGACTTTACCTCAGCCATCGAAGGGAGGGATATCCGTTTTATTTATCTGTTGGACGATGGTATCGACAGAGAACTGGACGAAGTATGGAAAGAGCTGCTCCGGAAGATCGATTTTGTGGTCGTACATAGTTATGCCATGACAGATATGGCAAAGTGTGCAGATATTGTATTGCCGGGACAGGCGCCGTTTGAGCGGGAAGGAACAATCACCAATGATGTGGGACGTGTGCAGTGGTTGAGGCCATCAGTTACGCCGAAAGGTGAAGCACGCCCCGATTGGGAAATCCCCATGTTGATTAAATCCAAGCATGCTGGAGTCGAAGGACTCTCCGATGTAAGCTCAGTAATGATTGAAATGGGAAAAGAGTTCACCGCTTATTCCGAAGTCACCTTTTTTCGGTTGGGAGACCAAGGTTTACCTCTCAACGGAAAGGCTGAGAAATAATGGACTTTCTTGGCCTTTTTATCATCTGCGTGAAGGTTTTAGTCGTTTTTACAGGAACGATGGTAACGGTGTTAATGATGGTCTATGCCGAGAGGAGAGTCTCAGCCTTCATGCAGGGCCGACTGGGCCCGAATAGGGTTGGTCCACAGGGGCTTCTTCAACCCATCGCAGACGGAATCAAATTTCTCATGAAAGAGGACATAATACCTGAAGGAGTGAATAAGCCCATCTACCTATTGGCTCCGGCAATGCTGCTCATTCCAGCACTCATGACCTTCGCTGTCATTCCTTTCGGTACCACGATTACGCTCTTAGGAAGGGAGGTTCCTCTCCAAGTAGCTGATCTGAATGTGGGGATTCTCTATATCCTTGCACTCACGAGCATTGGTGTTTATGGGCTCGTTCTGGCTGGATGGGCTTCTAATAGTAAATATTCTCTTATTGGAGGACTCCGATCCTCGGCTCAGCTGATCAGTTATGAATTGGCCATGGGACTTTCAGTAGTGAGCATTATCCTTCTGGCAGGGTCACTGAAACTGAGTGTCATTGTTG from Candidatus Neomarinimicrobiota bacterium harbors:
- a CDS encoding 2Fe-2S iron-sulfur cluster binding domain-containing protein, whose product is MPILKLDDVEFTVEKGTTVLQAALANGIEIPYYCYHPALEIVGSCRMCLVKVEGMPKLQVSCNTLVGEVPSDKKIDGKYDMVVSTKDELVQQEQKNMLEFLLLNHPLDCPVCDQAGECYLQDYSFKYGNAHSRFEEDKRVRPNEYLGSQIVINHNRCILCSRCIRFTREISGTSELFIEQRGYHSKISILDDKPLDNLLAGNVADICPVGALLSTDYIHKNRIWNLHKQPSVCQDCSVGCNVDVFHQQDQILRLTPRENHHVNEFFICDKGRYGFHRFEDIERVTAPMVMSDGIFIETSWDEAIAKTVDELASAGERIAGVASPFHTNEANFMLGRLVNGTIGTLPLITSEEITYPSGFRISGDRSPNRRGMNDVCPSIVEDFTSAIEGRDIRFIYLLDDGIDRELDEVWKELLRKIDFVVVHSYAMTDMAKCADIVLPGQAPFEREGTITNDVGRVQWLRPSVTPKGEARPDWEIPMLIKSKHAGVEGLSDVSSVMIEMGKEFTAYSEVTFFRLGDQGLPLNGKAEK
- the nuoH gene encoding NADH-quinone oxidoreductase subunit NuoH, which codes for MMDFLGLFIICVKVLVVFTGTMVTVLMMVYAERRVSAFMQGRLGPNRVGPQGLLQPIADGIKFLMKEDIIPEGVNKPIYLLAPAMLLIPALMTFAVIPFGTTITLLGREVPLQVADLNVGILYILALTSIGVYGLVLAGWASNSKYSLIGGLRSSAQLISYELAMGLSVVSIILLAGSLKLSVIVEDQQGYLLSWNVFKQPVAFLIFLVSVYAETNRLPFDLTEAEQELVGGYHTEYSSMKFAMFFTAEYANMVTAAALTVTLFFGGWDVPLLNETSIGVLGAILSVLSFVLKTAFFLFLFIWVRWTFPRFRYDQLMKLGWKVMLPLALINIFVTAGYLTLTSMR